The Manihot esculenta cultivar AM560-2 chromosome 17, M.esculenta_v8, whole genome shotgun sequence genome contains the following window.
TTTGGAGAGACAACAGGTGGAGGAAaagctggtggtggtggagatggAGGAGGTGGAGGAGAAGGATAGGCTTATGGAAGGAATGTCGATGTTGGACTTTGATATGTTGTGTTCGACAGTTGCTTCGCAGACGCAAGGGAAATGGAGGAAACTTGAAACTGAAGATTTTGATGCTAGCGGTGCTAGTGGAGGGGATTTTGGAGGTGTTTTCAGGATGTGGGAAGGTGAAGTCTTTGATTGCTGCGATGACCGCCGAATCGCCATTGAATCCCTTTGGTACTCTCTTTCCCTCCACTGTTCTTACTACctcattttaaagaaattttctTTTCAACTCTGGGAAAATTATTTcctggatttttttttaattgtttttcctTCTTGCCATGTGATtgcttttaaaaagaaaaaaagaaatctctctttCTCGCGCTTTCAGAACAGAACCAAGTTCTACTTCCTTGCCCACCTAAGTTTATTGGGAAAAAGGGTCTGAGTTCAATCGgagataaaaaatgaaaatttcgtGATGCaagctttaaatttatatttttatatagtttttatTGCTTAAAATTTCTGGGTTTGAAAGGCATGGACAGTAATTGTAAAGAAATCCTCTATCTTCTCCATTTGTATTATGACATGAAGCTTCAATTTTGCTTCGACTTTCATATTTGAACAGTGCGCAATTACTTTTAGAATAGTGGTTTGAACATCATAAAGCTTGGGAGTAACAATTTGTTTGGTTTTGCAGTTGTCCATGTTACAGATTTGGGAAGAACATGAGACGAGGCGGCTTCGGTTCTTGCTTTCTTCAGGTAAATTTTTGCAATTGGCTAAAGTCGTTTGTTTTACTAACTGAGGATGGTGAAGTAGGAACCTGCTCAGCTTGAACATAAACCTTTCTTTTTGAGAGAAACCTTGAAACTCTTGGTGTGATTTTGCAGGGAACTGTATATTGCATTCTTGCTCTTAGCTCCCTTCTCAACTTCATTGCCTTCATCATCACCAAACGGCGTTGCTTTCTGTATTTGGCAGTTGCTTTTACCATTTCAATAGGAATGTATTTGGGTTTCTTCCGCACACAGATGAGAAAGAAGTTTAATATCAGGGTGAGCATTTCTGTCTCAATACTGTAACTTACATTTTCCACATACACGATTAAACTGCCTTTCGTTTTACGAATTTCCCTAAATACAATTTCAGGGTAGTGATAATTCCCTGGATGATTGCATCTACCATATTTTCTGCTCCTGCTGCGCATTATGTCAGGTAATTTCCTTCATATATGGGATTTAGCTACACATATCCAATCACTCCACTTATCTGAAACCTGATATTTAGCATTCATCTAAAATGGAACAGGAGACCAGAACATTGGAGATGAACAATGTCCAAGATGGCATCTGGCATGGTCGGGGCGACACAATATGCATAGGTAGTTATACTGAGGGGAAAAAGGCTACCTTTGAGCTACACCCCCCTTCCTTTGTCTCAACTAAGTCCCCTCATATTGCTGATCACTCCTGAACTTGGGAATTATAGAACTTTGGAAACCCTGATCCTCAGTCCCACTCAATTGTTTTTGAAGAGAGGGATGAACTGCAGGCCAGGTGAGACTTGTCTACAAGATCAGCTATCAAACTGAAGCATAGTCTCTTTGCTGTTCTACATGAGGCCCCTACTTTTTGGATCAGGAAAGAATAATGACCTGTTCTGAAGTACTCGACGAGGAAGAGTTTGCTGTCCATTTGCACTTGAGAGATTGTACAAATGCAAGTGTGGTCTTATTGCCCCACTTATCTCACAATACGCAGAATTTTTACTCTGTTGCAGTTTCTGGGTTTGGCTTAATCAAATTGTTTACATTCTCCCATGTTTGTCTTCCTGGAAAATTTGCTTGAGCTGTATACTGAATACTCTTGTGCCATATCATATTATGTGGGTATACATGGTTCCAAGGTTTTCTCTCCAACTCTTCTAATTTCCAACTGCAAATCCATAGCTTTCTCTTATCATTCAATTTCCATCTAAAACAAGAAAAACTCAATATTAAGAAATCTCAAAGCATGATCAAGTAGTGTTAAGTTCTCGTAGTTCATACATATGAACTCAACAagtctggttaatctggtcatcaAATTTCCGCTCAAATTGCTTTTATTCTTTAACCGTCTGAATCATaagcttctttttctttctctgatGAAACTAAGCGATGAATCAACAATCTAGTGATGTCTTATATATTCCATAAGCAAACTCATTCTTGTGGATGATGAGAACTGAAAAGGGTATTGCAGACCAGTTTGTAGGAATGAAATATTGTGTTGGCTGCTGGGACAAGTCACAATCCTCTTCCACTGACTCGGTGGGGCAGCAATATCAATCTTAAAGTAAGATTTATCGAAGActaaagactgaaacatattgCTGTGTGTGTCCATGTCACTTTCCAAGCTAACAAATCTCCAAAATCCAGACAAACCACAATGTAGTATCTCTTTGGGTTTTACGTTTCCTTAATTTATTTGCAAAAATCTCATGATAATCATGTGCCAAATACTCGGTCCATCCCTCAACTATTCCCTATTGGAGGTGCttttcatttataaatattaaatttaattaatttcattttaattaaaatacatatAGACGCAAATCAATAAACAAGATTTATGAGATACTCAATTCcctaaattcatttaaaaaaaaaaaaagaagcaaaaagcAGTAGCCCGGCTGCCAATCGGCAGTTGTGTGTTGTGCGGCAGTTGAATGAAACCTGGCTGGAGCCATTATTGCCAAGTTTTATGTGTTGAGAAATTAAGGAAGACTGTATCCCtagaattaaatgaaaattttcaacaCTATAGGCCCTGGAAAGTGGAAACTTTCAATACtttgaaactttttttttttttttttctgtgttTAGACAAACGAAGTAACTCTCCTATGCATTAGCCTAGCTCTGCACTTTGACTGGCGTGCATGGCAAGTCtcacatttttttttatgaattacttttactttcttaattatattaaaattaataaatatatctccttatttttaaatttaacattttaatcTTTACCTTTTAACTTCATTAAATTGAAGATCTTCAGTGAAAATAATCCCTTTTttcttaatttgataaaattaaattatttacttttagaaaaatcgaaaaatattatttatttaaggatattttgataatttataaaataattaataaaaaattagattaaaatttaaaagcaaagaaatttattaaaatttgacaTAATTTTAAAGAGCAAAAATAATTTActcatattattttaaattgaaaaattgtgATCAACTAACCGAGTAATTTATTAAGTATAATGATCCTGTGGGCACGAGGGATGACCATGACTttgtatttaatattattttgaacaCGTATTATCAAAtgaaaaatgaagaaattatTTAAGGATATGCTAATGTATGAACACACGGCCTTCTTTCTACTTTGTTGAAAATTGCTAACAAATCCTTAATATTAATTAGATCGTGTAACTTTGATCATCAAGTaatcaattattaatttattgcaAGGTAAATTTCATGCCTCTTTCCTCGCAATCTGCAGTTTGCTGCTTTTTCTTTAGCTATACATTGCCTTGAAAATTCTTTCAAAGTTCATTTTTTAAGAGGAATAATTTGCATTGACTTGGTGTGTCAACTTAAATTATTTTGGTGATGTTTAAATACTTAATTGACTATCAATTTGATATTCCTTTCCAATGTGTTAATATAGAATTAATcaaatctatattttttttaatttttaaaaaatcgttttatataataaattaaaaaattaagattatAGACTAATTATAGttaacattaaattaaataactacTATATATTCTCTTCCAATTTCATTAATACTAATGCCAAGTGAATataggtaattaattatttaactctacacaataataataataataataatttatatataattaaaacgaAATCTGCCACCAATTTATAATcatgtaaaaatttaaattaagattaGAAAACTGTATAGAGAAATTGAGAGAGGGCAAAGCTTACTGTTAAATGGGAGAATCCGGCTACTTTTGGCGAGAGGAGTTATGCTAATTGATGTTCCGAGATTAATAAAATAGAGTTTACACTGTGAGTGTAAATTTGGTCATGAACGATGTATCCCCTTTTAATTCTatcttttttattctttaatggCTCATAATCACTATCATACTAGAGTATCACCTGTTATTGTCACACAGTCTTGTATATACAAACCTTTCAACATAGCCATCTTTGTCAGACAACCATTTAATTTCTCTTCCACACGCGCGCTAATAGAGTTGTGGAGTAACTGAGCCTGCTCTCCTACCTTTTGTCTTGTCATTGAGCTAGGCTATCTTCCGATGAATTTCAATTTGGGATCGGTCCGGTCTATTTGAGTTCTGATCTGAATGGCGCGATAATAGATCAGACTGCTCAATAAATAtattgaattttgaatctgttttttttttcaaaacttgctctcaGGCCAATTGACGTAAGCCCGACATTCATCTCTAATTAATTCCGATTGTCTAGAAGGgatataataacaattaaatatgTAGACTTTTGACTGGGGTTCAAAGTCTTccattatctaaaatttaattagaataatttaatattatttagtgattaaaatttttaatattagccGTACAGCCAATGATTTGTCAATCTTGTGGTGAGGAAACAATGCGCTGTTCACATATTACTATGTTATTTAATATGCAATTAATttgtgaaatatatatatatatatatagtttataCATTTATTGAAGAAAGAAGGAAGACGAGAGGAAttagaattatttaataaaataatctttttgCCCTAGTTTAGATGATAGCATTAATTAAtgatcttaaaaaaataataagaaagagcCAATCTCTTTGACGGATGACTTTTCTTTGGCTTCCCCTTCTTTTCTTGCCATGACAATCTTAACCATtccaatataaaattttaaatttgaaactttacaaCACGTTTTCCTACTTCAACATATGATTTATACTTGtgcttgtatatatatatatgtgtgtgtgtctTCAGTGTGGCGATGACTTGATCAGTAGTGGTCACGACTCCCAGCCAAAAAAGCAAAATGGCTCTCAGAAAAGGAAAATGGAGACCTGAGGAAGATCATAAGTTGATATGTTATATTCGCAGATATGGGATTTGGAACTGGAATGAGATGCCAAGAGCTGCTGGTGAGAGAGAACTATATTTCATATATCTAAATTTATGCAGatcaaagaaaagaaatattttctttgtttttaacCTGATATTTGTTTTAGGTCTGTCAAGGTCAGGAAAAAGTTGCAGGCTTCGCTGGATGAATTATCTCAGGCCATTTATAAGGCATGGAAACTTCAGCAAGGAAGAAGAGGATACCATATTCAAGCTGCATGAAAAGCTGGGAAATAGGTTTGGATTTCTTCATTTACTCTCATATCATGATtcttgattttgtgtgtttcagttttctaatttcttccttttcttctaaTGCTTTTGGCCAAaaaaaaacccacataaatatATTCTTGGAAAGTCTTGCAGCTAATTAATCTTACGTATTATATATGCAATGGTCAGATGGGAAAAAAATTATGCTAAGATCTTTCGCTTCAGAAACAAAAGAATcttaaaaattgtttttttcTAAATGAACATGCAATTTCTTTTTAGGCTTTGAGACTAATCTGAGTTATATCTCAATTATATGAAGAAATTGTCTAAAATTGCACCATGAGCACTTGGAGATCATCTAAATTGAGTGA
Protein-coding sequences here:
- the LOC110604613 gene encoding protein PLANT CADMIUM RESISTANCE 8; protein product: MGDLERQQVEEKLVVVEMEEVEEKDRLMEGMSMLDFDMLCSTVASQTQGKWRKLETEDFDASGASGGDFGGVFRMWEGEVFDCCDDRRIAIESLCCPCYRFGKNMRRGGFGSCFLQGTVYCILALSSLLNFIAFIITKRRCFLYLAVAFTISIGMYLGFFRTQMRKKFNIRGSDNSLDDCIYHIFCSCCALCQETRTLEMNNVQDGIWHGRGDTICIGSYTEGKKATFELHPPSFVSTKSPHIADHS
- the LOC110604856 gene encoding transcription factor MYB4 — protein: MALRKGKWRPEEDHKLICYIRRYGIWNWNEMPRAAGLSRSGKSCRLRWMNYLRPFIRHGNFSKEEEDTIFKLHEKLGNRFGFLHLLSYHDS